The genomic DNA AGGATGTGGGTCCCACGAGTCGACCTGACTTGGCCCACCTGCCATCCAAAGGACAATCAATGATTTGGGACGCTCCTGCCCTCGTTTCTGTGTCGCCCGGGCACTCAACGTCGGAAGCAAGAACGAAACACCTGCCCCCAAACCCGCCTGCATGACCTGCCGACGCGTGAGTCTCTGAAACAGATTTCGAAATGAATGATGATGAATCATAATTACAGTCCGTTTGCGGCTTGAGCGTCAGAAAACACCTCTGAATCGAGCTGTGAAAATCAATCAGCTCAAAGTCTTTTCAGGGCACCCATTACTGCCTGCTCACCTCAATGATTCCAGGAGAACTCTGGAGAATTAAAAAGTGTCCAGTACAAGTCTTCAACGGCTTGATCAGGTTTGTCTTTTTCGAATCGTTGGATGAAATATTGTTTCTCCGCTTCCGTGGGAAGTCGCGTCAGACAGACCAGGTAGATGGTTTCGATTTTTTTCTCGGGCGTGGAACCAGCAGTCGCGACTCGACCGGGTGAGCCGAGTGGATTGAGCGAGGTCAACTCACGTGAGAATTCGCCATTCATTCGGAGGAGAGCTTGCGAAATTGTTCCGGACCAGTCCTGTAGTTCGTCAACTCCCGGATCGCCAAACTCATCAACGAAGTCATTCTCTCTGAAGAATCTTAAGGCTCGAACAAACAGGTGCGAGTTCTGATCGATAGTCCGGACATTGTTGGCTTGCAGCATCGCCCCGATCACTTGTTCCGGTCGCAGCCGAATCAATGGGAAGACAGCCCAGCGTTCTTTCGCCTGTTGAATCGTCTCAGCCGTTTGCAAGGTGTCCCCGTCGTTCTCCTGCTCGCTCTCTGGCAAGGGGTAGATTGATGACATCCGAAAGGCATCCGTCGCAGCGATGACTCGAATGAGACGACGCAGGTCGTAGCCATGTTTGCGAAAATCCTCCCCAAGGAGATCGAGGGTTGCCGTCTCTGGATTGGTACCCGGATCGGGAAGATCGTCGACAGGTCGATGCGAGAGGAATGGAACACCAAACATCAGTGCCCAGACTCGATTGGCAGCTGCCCGTTCGAAACGCTGGTTCTCTGGATGCGTCATCCAGCGGGCAAGTTGCTCGCGTCTCGAACCATTCTCGCCAAGCCACTCAGGATGAAATGGAACGCTCGGCTCCACCGTCCGCTTTTCCAGAGTTAAACGATCTTCAACGACATAGTCTTTGCTATGCTTGTCAGCCACTCCAGCAAGGCTGTTCACGACCTGACCATAATATGCCGTCAAGCCTTCAAATTCTCCCTGCTTCCAATGATCAAATGGATGGTCGTGGCATTGAGCACAGTCCATCCGCTGCCCTAGAAAGGCCCGCACAGATCGAGCGGATAACTTGTTCGGATCGAATTCATCATTCGCGAACCCTGCGGTAATAAAGTTGACTTCCCCCTCGCCAGTCCAGACACCGGTTCCGGAAATCATATCCCGAACAATTTCATCATAGGGACGCCGCTCGTGAAGTTGAGTCGTCAGCCAGTCGAGAAAACGATCACGCCGAAAAACGAGGAATTGTCCAGCCTCAACTCCAACGTAGCTGCGAGCGAGCCGCTCGGCAAAGTAATCATCAAACCGACTATCGTTGAGCAGGTACTCAAGCCAGCGTTCGAGACGGTCAGGTTTCTGGTCAGCTTCGAACTTTCGGATTTCCTCTAACGATGGAATAGTGCCATGCAACGCCAGCGAGAGTCTTCGCCAAACTGTCAGTTCCTCTGCGGGGTTTGCCATTTCAAGATTGGCTTCGCTGCGAAGTCGAGCCAGTTCCTGATTGACACGAACAACTGTCTCCTTTGAGGTGGAATCAGATTTCGGCATCGGAATTGTAATCGAAGTCGGGTCCACAGCAGCTGACCGGACACTGTTTGTCGTGAGCCAAACGACTCCAACGACAACAAGCACCGGCCAGATGAATGACTTCAACACGACAATCACTTCAGCCTCCAGTTCATAAAAAACAGCCACACAGCGTTCGCGCCGACCTCAGAAGGATACCTCCTTCTTTGCCACAAAGTTTCAGTCTTTCTTCGCTTCGTTGAAACATTCCTTTGGGCAATTGGGTAGTTTGAGTATGAAACGCGAAATTCTACCGGTGATTTCAATGCAAACATCAACATTTGATCAGATGGGCGAGTCGCCATTCGATTCAGAGGATGCAGCTGAATCGCCGCCTACCAAAGAACTCGTCACCTCTGAAGTCAACGAACAAATGCGCGGGACTCATCAACCCGAAGAAGTGGCTGCCGCGGGACCAACTGCGTTTCCGGTCCCTTGGAGGCATCCAATAAAATTCCTTGCCCTCACAACTTACTACCTGTTTGCTTTTGTCAGCTTGATGCTGGTTCTTGCGGTACTGGCTGCAATTCCACTCGTGAACTTCTTTGTGTTGGGCTATTTTCTGAACGTCGAAGGTCGAGTCGCAAGGAGTGGACGTCTTCGCGATGGATTCCCACTCCTTGATGCCGCCCCACAAATAGTGGTGCTGGCTGGGGGAATTTGGGTGTTTCTTCTGCCACTTCGTTTTCTCGCCAGCTTTGCCGCCGATTCACGCCTGATTGACCCTGGTTCGCAAGCTGATGTCGGATTCCATCTCGCACTGAATGTCGCTTGGTGCGTCATCACTCTCCACTTGATTCTGGCGATTGCACGAGGCGGAACGTTTTGGTGTTTTGTCCGACCATTCAAGAATTTCTTCTGGTTGACAGGTCGACTTCGCGAGGGGAACTACTTTGCGCATGCGGACCGGAAGATCCAGGAGTTCGTCCAGAAATTAGAAATCCGCAGACACTTTTGGCTGGGACTGCGAGGTTTCGGAGTTGCCTTCTTGTGGCTGTTTCTCCCCACTCTCATGTACGCAGCGATTCAGGAACCGAAAGGGGGGCAAATCTTTCTGACTGTCACCGGCGGAATTCTGCTCGCCGTTGTGTTCAGTTGGGTTCCGTTTTTGCAGGCCCGATTCGCTTCTGAAAACTGTTTTCGATCTGGTTTAGAACTTCGTGAAATCCGTTCGCTCTATTCGTACGCCCCAATTGTCTGGTCACTTTCGTTGGTCGTGTTGTATTTGCTGTCGTTGCCGCTCTACCTGTTTAAGGCATTTTTGTTGCCTCCCGATGCAATGTGGCCGGTGACTTTAATTTTCGTTGTCAGTATTTACCCTACACGAATTTTGCTGGGATGGGCTTACCACCATGCTGTCAAAAAGCGAGAGCTCGGAAATCGCCCACACTGGTCTGTCCGCTGGCTGATTGGCGGCACGATCATCCCGGTTCTTGGCCTCTATGTGTTCATCCTTTTCTTTACGCAGTTTTTGGGTGAACAAGGAAAGCAGGTTCTGTTTCAACATCACTCACTCTTGTTGCCTGTTCCATTTTAAGGCGAACAGCGAACGAACCCCTCGTAGCTCGAGAGCGGAGAACAAGCCCCTCGTAGCTCGGGACCATTGTCCCGAGCAAGCCAGACGGAGAACGATAGCGTTCTCAAAACCTGTGGAATTGTGACCTTTCTCTGTACCAGAAAAGTGAACAGCAAGTTTTGAGACCAGTTCTAAATCAGTTTGCTCTACCGTGTGCCCGTGAAATTTACTTTCATGACTTCATAGACTTCTCACTACGAAGCAGAACCTGAACACCATTTCAAGAAATGCTATTCGTCAAATGGTCATAAAAAAAAGACCGTCCAACATTTCTATTAGACGGCCTTGGGGGGGATTCGCCGTACTGCGATCAGGCAGCACGTTGTTGTTTGCGGTTTGAACCTGGTCCACCTCGTGGCGGGTACCCGTATTCTCTGAGTTTTCCAGAGAGCGTCCGAATTCCAATTTGCAATGCTTTGGCAGTCAGTTCACGATTTCCACCGAAGCGATTGAACGTCGCTTCGATCAGCTTGCGTTCCATTTCCTTGAGCGTCAAACCGGGAGATTCGGTCGATTCTTCGCTCTGCTCAAGCCAAGGCTGAATCTCTTCAGCAGTGATGACGGTATCGCCAGCGAGCGAACAACAGCGGTTGATTACGTTCTCGAGTTCACGAACATTTCCCGGCCAGTTGTGGCTTTCGAGTCGTGAAAGTGCTGCATCAGAAAGACGTCGTAAATGTTGACCTTCTCGAACACAACATTGTTGAACAAAGTGTTCAGCAAGAGCTGGAAGGTCTTCAACACGTGAACGAAGCGATGCAACCTGAATGGTATTTCGTTCGATCAGATTCAGAAGCCGGGTGTCGAATTTGGCTTCTGTGCAAAGCTGACGCAAGTTCGTGGTCGTTGTCGCGATAATTCGAGCTCGAAGTGGAATGTAAGTTTCTCCACGACGATATGCACTGTTTCGAATCACTTCTGCAATTTGCACTTGAAGCGGAATGGTGAGTGCTTCGATATCTTCGAAAACAAGAGTCCCATCCGCAGCTGAGGCAAAACGGCCATCTGATTCTTCGTCACCGAAAAGCTCTTTCTCGATCGCTGCTGAAGTCAACAAGCTGCAACGAATAGTGAGGAGAGGTTGTGTGGGACCAGAGCGAGTCAGGTGAATGGCTCGGGCTGCTTCCGATTTTCCACAGCCCGCTTCTCCAGTCACAAGGATCGGTTGATCGTGTTCTGCAGCTGTATGAATCTGGTTACGAAGTTCACGTGTTTGCTGGCTGTTGCCAACAAGTCCATCGAACATTCGGCCTTCAAGTTTCTGCTTGAGTTCCAGATTTTCGGAGATCAGTTGAGCACGCCCAACTGCCGAAAAGAGGGAGTGACCAATTCGTTCTGGTGTTAGTGGCGGCTCAACAACATCGCAGGAGACCGAGCGAGGAACGTTGATCCGGTGACCGATTGAAGGGAGTAGAATAAACTGTGTGGGCCGATCGGCTCTTCGCATTTCAGTATCGAGCCGTTCGATCTCTTCAATTGATTCCGGTTCGTCTATCACCGCGGCAGCGATGTTTTCGCTCATTAAAAGAGCACGCAGCTCTTCTAGTGAGGAGACGGCAATCGATTCATAACCGTTTCGTCGAATTGCGAGCTCCAGATGTTGCTGAGCGGCAACATCTTTCGCACACGCAGCGACTCTTCCGGTCGGACGTATGGTAGCGGGGGGGATGGAAACAGACATGAGATTCCTGCCTGCGCATCTCAAAACGCTTTCCGCAGAGTGGGATGGTGTGTGAGAAGTACACCTTCTGCGTTCCGCAAATGATGAGTGCGTGGGTGAATGAGTGGGGGAAAAGTGAAGTGAAGTGAAGTGAGAGAGGAGAAGCGATTAATAATTCTTTCGGCAGATTTAGGTCAATATGTGTCAAATGATTTTTCGGCAGTTTTTGCGATGATGCAATTTTTGCATTTTTCCGCTCGCCACGAAGGATCGCCTGAAGAAACACAAGGAGTCTCAATTCGCCCATAATTCGACGATTCGCACTGGTTCCAATATAGTTGTCTGTTCGCTTTCTGTGAGACTTCTCTTTTGTAACCTGATTGCAGGGAAAACCAATTCGTGAGTTTGATCACGGCACCATTGAATCGCTTCTTGGAAACAGGTGCGGAATTTCTATTCCCCTCTGCCTGCTCGTTGTGTCATTCCGCAATCCCCCCAAGCTGCCCGAATCGAATATGTGCAGAGTGCCTCGATGCGTTGAACCTGAAACAAAAGAACTCATGTGAACTCTGCTCAGCTGTTGTCGGCCCAAACTTAGCCACCGACAACGGATGTATTCATTGCCGACACGAGGGCTACGAGTTTCGCTCGGTCGCCAGTCTGGGGAATTACTCAGGTCTCCTCAAAAAAGCGGTTCTTCAGGGAAAGTGCCAGTATGACGAACTCGCTTTGAGGACTTTGGCTGAACTTCTTTCCCAGGTTGTTTACGAAGAGGCTCCGAACAGATCAATGGATCTAATTGTACCGATTCCACAACATTGGTCCGATCGCTTTCTCTCCTTGAATCAAGCTTCAATGACAATTGCAAATCAACTGAGCCGATTGTTGAAGCTCCCGAATGACAGGCATATACTCCGCAAAAGAGAACGAACTCCGAAACAACATTTATTAAGCCCAGCTGCCCGGAGAAAGAATTTACGATCAGCCTTTAAAGTGAATCGGGGAATTGATTTGACAGGTTTGTCGATCCTCCTTGTCGATGACGTCCTCACGACGGGAACGACGTGCCAACGAGCAACCAGAGTGCTGTTGCAAGCTGGTGCAGAAGAAGTCAGAGTTGCCGTTTTAGCGCGCGGCATCGGTGCATAGTGCTTGGCGAAGTCCTTGAGTAGCGAATTGCGTAACTGTTCACGTCATCCACTCACGTCACCCAGAGTGTTGTGTCAGCTCATCGGCCTGCTTAAAGAACGTTGCAGCATGTCTGTGTGGCTGTCATGAACGAAAAGATAAAACTCAAATGTTGTTGAACCGAACAACATTTCATTTCCTGCGATCACATGCAACACAATTGTGATGCCCTTCACTGAAAGAATTCATGTCCGAAGACATTGAGAACAATGTGAACAGCGAGGAGCCGAATAGTGAGGCGAATTCGCCTAAGCGAGCCCTCACGCCAACGCGAATTTTCATTCGCGGGCTGGCAGTCAGCTTACCCACGATCCTCACGATCGTGATTCTCATCTGGGTCCTGAACTTCGTAAATAAGTATATCATCGTCCCAGCGACCTGGACGGTGAAGTAC from Thalassoglobus polymorphus includes the following:
- a CDS encoding DUF1549 domain-containing protein — translated: MAVFYELEAEVIVVLKSFIWPVLVVVGVVWLTTNSVRSAAVDPTSITIPMPKSDSTSKETVVRVNQELARLRSEANLEMANPAEELTVWRRLSLALHGTIPSLEEIRKFEADQKPDRLERWLEYLLNDSRFDDYFAERLARSYVGVEAGQFLVFRRDRFLDWLTTQLHERRPYDEIVRDMISGTGVWTGEGEVNFITAGFANDEFDPNKLSARSVRAFLGQRMDCAQCHDHPFDHWKQGEFEGLTAYYGQVVNSLAGVADKHSKDYVVEDRLTLEKRTVEPSVPFHPEWLGENGSRREQLARWMTHPENQRFERAAANRVWALMFGVPFLSHRPVDDLPDPGTNPETATLDLLGEDFRKHGYDLRRLIRVIAATDAFRMSSIYPLPESEQENDGDTLQTAETIQQAKERWAVFPLIRLRPEQVIGAMLQANNVRTIDQNSHLFVRALRFFRENDFVDEFGDPGVDELQDWSGTISQALLRMNGEFSRELTSLNPLGSPGRVATAGSTPEKKIETIYLVCLTRLPTEAEKQYFIQRFEKDKPDQAVEDLYWTLFNSPEFSWNH
- a CDS encoding DUF4013 domain-containing protein; translated protein: MKREILPVISMQTSTFDQMGESPFDSEDAAESPPTKELVTSEVNEQMRGTHQPEEVAAAGPTAFPVPWRHPIKFLALTTYYLFAFVSLMLVLAVLAAIPLVNFFVLGYFLNVEGRVARSGRLRDGFPLLDAAPQIVVLAGGIWVFLLPLRFLASFAADSRLIDPGSQADVGFHLALNVAWCVITLHLILAIARGGTFWCFVRPFKNFFWLTGRLREGNYFAHADRKIQEFVQKLEIRRHFWLGLRGFGVAFLWLFLPTLMYAAIQEPKGGQIFLTVTGGILLAVVFSWVPFLQARFASENCFRSGLELREIRSLYSYAPIVWSLSLVVLYLLSLPLYLFKAFLLPPDAMWPVTLIFVVSIYPTRILLGWAYHHAVKKRELGNRPHWSVRWLIGGTIIPVLGLYVFILFFTQFLGEQGKQVLFQHHSLLLPVPF
- a CDS encoding sigma-54-dependent transcriptional regulator, with the protein product MSVSIPPATIRPTGRVAACAKDVAAQQHLELAIRRNGYESIAVSSLEELRALLMSENIAAAVIDEPESIEEIERLDTEMRRADRPTQFILLPSIGHRINVPRSVSCDVVEPPLTPERIGHSLFSAVGRAQLISENLELKQKLEGRMFDGLVGNSQQTRELRNQIHTAAEHDQPILVTGEAGCGKSEAARAIHLTRSGPTQPLLTIRCSLLTSAAIEKELFGDEESDGRFASAADGTLVFEDIEALTIPLQVQIAEVIRNSAYRRGETYIPLRARIIATTTTNLRQLCTEAKFDTRLLNLIERNTIQVASLRSRVEDLPALAEHFVQQCCVREGQHLRRLSDAALSRLESHNWPGNVRELENVINRCCSLAGDTVITAEEIQPWLEQSEESTESPGLTLKEMERKLIEATFNRFGGNRELTAKALQIGIRTLSGKLREYGYPPRGGPGSNRKQQRAA
- a CDS encoding ComF family protein yields the protein MSLITAPLNRFLETGAEFLFPSACSLCHSAIPPSCPNRICAECLDALNLKQKNSCELCSAVVGPNLATDNGCIHCRHEGYEFRSVASLGNYSGLLKKAVLQGKCQYDELALRTLAELLSQVVYEEAPNRSMDLIVPIPQHWSDRFLSLNQASMTIANQLSRLLKLPNDRHILRKRERTPKQHLLSPAARRKNLRSAFKVNRGIDLTGLSILLVDDVLTTGTTCQRATRVLLQAGAEEVRVAVLARGIGA